From a region of the Theobroma cacao cultivar B97-61/B2 chromosome 8, Criollo_cocoa_genome_V2, whole genome shotgun sequence genome:
- the LOC18591911 gene encoding homeobox-leucine zipper protein HAT22 has translation MGFDDFCNTGLGLGIGCLVKQEKFSQSDHQQKKKKLFLKHDHFFPSLTLGPSDDIYQSATKIDASKAHGESIDLHQQGSSLSAVSSFSNSSVKKERDFGGEEVELERVSSRVSDEDEEGSPRKKLRLSKEQSAILEDSFKEHSTLNPKQKQLLAEQLNLRPRQVEVWFQNRRARTKLKQTEVDCELLKKCCETLTEENKRLQKELQELKSLKLTASYCMQLPAATLTMCPSCERVASGGEGPSTSPFTIGQKSHFFNPFTHPSAAC, from the exons ATGggttttgatgatttttgtAACACTGGCCTTGGTCTTGGTATAGGCTGCCTTGTCAAGCAAGAAAAGTTCTCGCAGTCCGATCAccaacaaaagaagaagaaattgttCCTGAAACATGATCACTTTTTCCCATCTCTTACATTAGGTCCATCGGATGACATATACCAATCTGCCACAAAGATTGATGCCAGTAAAGCACATGGCGAATCCATAGATTTGCATCAACAAGGCTCTTCTCTCAGTGCAGTATCTTCGTTTTCTAACTCTAGTGTTAAGAAGGAGAGGGATTTTGGTGGTGAAGAGGTAGAATTGGAGAGAGTATCTTCAAGGGTCagtgatgaagatgaagaagggAGCCCCAGAAAGAAACTCAGGCTTAGCAAAGAGCAATCTGCCATTTTAGAAGACAGCTTCAAAGAACACAGCACTCTTAATCCT AAACAGAAGCAACTTTTAGCAGAACAGCTGAATCTAAGGCCACGGCAAGTGGAAGTATGGTTCCAAAATAGGAGAGCCAG GACAAAGCTGAAACAGACTGAAGTAGATTGTGAGTTACTGAAGAAATGTTGTGAGACGCTAACAGAAGAGAACAAGAGGCTGCAGAAGGAACTGCAAGAGCTTAAATCACTGAAACTAACAGCATCTTATTGTATGCAGCTGCCTGCAGCCACCCTCACCATGTGCCCTTCCTGTGAGAGGGTTGCCAGCGGGGGTGAAGGCCCTTCAACTAGCCCTTTTACGATTGGACAGAAATCTCACTTTTTCAATCCCTTCACTCACCCATCTGCAGCCTGCTAG